A genomic window from Camelus ferus isolate YT-003-E chromosome X, BCGSAC_Cfer_1.0, whole genome shotgun sequence includes:
- the LOC116662190 gene encoding keratin-associated protein 5-5-like — MSCVCESVCVCQCVCECVCECECVCQCVCECVCECVCQCVCVCVCQCVCECVCECVCVCVCQCVCESVCVCVCESVCVACAMRVRERVRVRVRERVRVRVRVRERVRERVRERVRVLRVRVRERGVCESVCECVCVCESVCVCVCQCVCVSVSVRVRVRVRVQLCPCLSCCPCVCVCESVCVSVCVCQCVCESVCVCVCESVCECVCQCVCVSVSVCECECVCESSCARVSELLPVCTPRAVIWMPPPPRECAHD; from the exons ATGTCG TGCGTGTGCGAGAGCGTGTGCGTGTGCCAGTGCGTGTGCGAGTGCGTGTGCGAGTGCGAGTGCGTGTGCCAGTGCGTGTGCGAGTgcgtgtgtgagtgcgtgtgccagtgcgtgtgcgtgtgcgtgtgccaGTGCGTGTGCGAGTGCGTGTGCgagtgcgtgtgcgtgtgcgtgtgccaGTGCGTGTGCGAgagcgtgtgcgtgtgcgtgtgcgagAGCGTGTGCGTTGCGTGTGCCA TGCGTGTGCGAgagcgtgtgcgtgtgcgtgtgcgagagcgtgtgcgtgtgcgtgtgagAGTGCGTGAGCGTGTGCGTGAGCGTGTGCGAGAGCGTGTGCGTGTGCTGCGTGTGCGAGTGCGTGAGCGTGGCGTGTGCGAGAGCGTTTGCgagtgcgtgtgcgtgtgcgagagcgtgtgcgtgtgcgtgtgccaGTGCGTGTGCGTGAGCGTGAGCGTGCGAGTGCGAGTGCGTGTGCGAGTCCAGCTGTGCCCGTGTCTGAGCTGCTGcccgtgtgtgtgcgtgtgtgagagcGTGTGCGTGAGCGTGTGCGTGTGCCAGTGCGTGTGCGAgagcgtgtgcgtgtgcgtgtgcgagAGCGTGTGCGAGTGCGTGTGCCAGTGCGTGTGCGTGAGCGTGAGCGTGTGCGAGTGCGAGTGCGTGTGCGAGTCCAGCTGTGCCCGTGTGTCTGAGCTGCTGcccgtgtgt ACACCCCGTGCGGTGATCTGGATGCCCCCTCCACCCCGAGAATGTGCCCACGATTAG